GCTCTGTTTCTCCATCTGCATAATAAGCTGTTTTCCCATCTGCTGTAACAAAAAGACTTTGTTGGTCAGTATACGTATTTATCGGATAACCCAAATTTTGAGGTTTAGTCCAACCTTTTGCTGAGTTTTCATCTATTTCTGTTTTGAATAAATCAAATCCTCCAAAACCCAAATGAGCATCAGAAGAAAAGAATAATGTTCTGCCATTTACATGAATAAACGGACTATACTCTTCGCCTGCTGTATTTACTTGACTTCCTAGATTTTGAGGGGCTTCCCATTCTCCTTTTTCATTACGAGTAGATTTCCAAATATCTGTTTTTCCTAAACCTCCACTTCTATCAGAAATAAAATAAAGCGTTCGCCCATCTGCTGAAAGAGAGGCTTGAGACTCCCAATTACTTGTATTAATGAGATTACCCATATTTTTAGGTTCAGACCATTTATCACCCTGTTTTTCACTAATAAATAAATCACAACGTCCGTAAACTCGCCTTTCACTACCTTCACAAATAGTAAAAATAATTGTACGTCCGTCTGCCGAAATTGTACACGTTCCTTCATTTGTTTGAGTATTTAGCTCTGTTACTTTTTCAGGAGTCTGCCATATACTATCTTTTTTTACACTTCTCAAAATATCTTCATCAGCTCTAGGATGATTACTTTCTCTTGCGGTAAAATACATTTCTTCTTCATCAGCAGTTAAGACAGCAAAATACTGTAGTTTTCTAGCATTAATCACATCAGTTACACGTTCTGGCTTTATGTCTAAAGGATTTTTGATTCCTGTTTCTGCAAATTTACAAATTGCTAATCCTCTTGTAGCACTATTTTTTTCAGACTGAGATTTAGCATATTGATATGATTTTTGATATAATTTATTAGCTTCTTCGTATTTTCCTTCTTCCAAATAATCTCCTGCAACTACCATATACAAATTAACTCTTTTTGGGTCGTTCGGTACAATTCGTGCAGCTTCTTTAAAATGCAATTTAGATTTTGCTTTGTTCCGAAGTATATGATAATAGCTTCCAAGTGCATAATGTGCCTCAAAATAGTTATTATCTAAATCTACAGCTTTCTCAAAAGATTGTATTCCACGATCAAAATCTCTATTTGCAATATAATCTTGCCCATTTTTATAAGCTGTTTGCGCTCTTCGGTTGCTTGTTCCTTGTGAGAAGGAAGAAGATAATGTAAAGAATGATAGTACGAAAAACAGAATCGTTACTATATATTTGTTAGGATTTAATATCATTGAATACGAATTTTTCATATCTATAAATTTGGATTGTTATTTTTTCTTGTTGATAATTTAGCTCTTAATTTAGTAACAGAACGTCAATAACATTCATAAATTACTTGATTATTATTTGTCGTTGGTGAGGACACCATAGCCGTAAGGTTAAAAATTTATTTGTCTTTCTGTTCCGTGGGAACTTTATATTGGTAGTAAAAATAAAATAGAAAGAGTATATTCTGTTCCGTTAGGAACTTCATATTGGTAGAATTTTAAGAATTTTAATACAAAATTCGACCAATATACAACTCCTACGGAGTAAATGAATTTTAATTTTTCGGTTTTTATCTACCAATATGAAACTCCTAACGGAGTAAAAGGCAAAATTTCTCAATAGCCTTACGGCTATGGTGAGACCTTATTCCCAAAAATAAAAAGAGAATAAATATTATACTTTGTATAACACCATCGATTATATTCTAAGAACCGAACCAAATTAGACAAAAATATTTTAAAGTAATAAAAAAATGAGCAAAAAAGTCGTTTTATTAAATACACAAAACCATTTGTACTAGACTTTGTTGCAAATTTCATAGATTTAAAAAGTATCAAACTTATAAATCAAATTCGCTTTGTCGCTCTTTAGGAGTAATAATTAAACAAACTACTATTCAAAAACACATAATCAATTAATAGAATTCGTAATTGTTCCTTAGGTGTTACATGGTTTGGTTTGTATCTTTAATTTTTTGATACATTTCTATATATTTTTGAGCTAATTTCTGAGAAGAAAAATCATTTTGAATAATTTGAGGAGCAGTTTGTCGGATTTTTTCTCTTTTTATTTTGTCATTAACAGCTATTTCTAAAGTTTGAAGTAAAGAATCTATACTATTTGTTTTACAAACCCAGCCCAATTCTTTTTCTTTTACATAATCAGCTAATCCTACCTTATCTGAAACCAAAACAGGAGTTCCTGTACTTAAACATTCTATAACTACATTGGCAAAATTTTCATTAAAGGAAGGCAGTACAAAAAGATCAGATTTTTCTAAATGTTCAAATTTTTGGTTTCCTTCTAACCAACCTATCCATTTTACTTTGTTTTCTAAATTATTTTGAATAATCAATTTTTGCAAAGAATTTTGATACTCTATACTTTCACTTTTCCCTATCAAATCAAGTTGCAGATTTATTTTTGAATTTTTATTGTTTTGCTTCTTAAGTTGTGAGATGGCTTCAATCAAAATTTCTAGTCCTTTTTTGTGATGAATCCTAGACATAAAGACTAATTTGAAAGTATTAGTATCTTCTTTATCTTGTGTGTTTGTTTTTTCTATTTTATTTTGATTAATAGGAATAGATAATAAATTAGGCAATACAAAAACACGATTATCTTTGATATAATCAACTTCTTCTCTTTCTATTTGTGCTGTGAGATGTAAATATGATTTTTTTAGTAGCTTTTTGCCTAAAAATTTATGAAAAATACTCTTTGGAGATTTTTTTTGTGATTGCAATGTATATTCACCAAGCATTCCACGAGGAGCAACAATTACTTTTACTCCTTTCAAAATACATATCAAAACAGAAAAAATAACAACAGTATTCCACCACGAATGCACATGAATAGCATCAAAGTTTTGAGCTGTTTGGAATAGTTTTTTTAAAAGAGCCATAGAAAAATGAGTATGGTCTTTTGTTTGCCTTTCGAAATACCAAACTTCTACACCATCTACTAAAATAGGCTTATTACTCTCAACATCTAGTTCTTCATTTCCATTTGCTGTTGTGGTATAAACAGTAACTTTATTAGCTGATTTATTATTTTTTATAGTCTGACTATTTATAAAATGAGCTTGAGCTTCACACAATCGGCTTATCGATACAGTAGTTCCTCCATAGATATAGGCAGGTTTGTAAGAAGGGGTAATATGAAGAATATTCAATTAATTATTTTTTTAAGATTACTGAGGTAAAATATAACTATTATTAAGACTCATAATTGGGATTCTTGACAAGTAAATCAAATCTTCTTGCTATATGAAACAATAAATACATCGTAAATACACTCCAAAATACAGAACTGACTACATATTCAAAAGCATTTCCTCTTATCAAAATATAAAATAACCCTAAAAATATACAACCTGATCCAATGGCATATCCACCAAAAAGTGATTCTGCTTTTTTAGATAAAAAAGTAACTAAAATACCTAACAAAAACAAACAAACAAAGACACCTAGTTCTCCCCCTACAATATATGAATCTGCAATAAAAGCAGGTTTGGCTGATACTGTAGTACCTCTACCTACTGCACCTATTTTATACACTCTATCCATAATCACTTCTTCAGGAACTGGTTTGTCTGGATAAAGAATACGGGGAGGAATAGATTCTAGTGACTGAATAAGAATATCTTGTGTCATATAAGGAACTTCAACAGGTATTTTATCTACGTATACCATAAACATTTTTATCTCAGAGAGTCGATAGGTTAAAAATAGCCAATTGTCATCTAACAAACCATCAACATTTTCATTTTGTATTTTTTCTAAGGCTATAGATGCAGCCTGTGTAGATTCTACCTCACCTCCCCAACTCAACCCTCTAACAATTCCTGTATAATAAGGAATTACAAATAAAAAGAGAAATAACATAAAAGGAGAAGCTATTAGGATTATCTTTTTGTAGTTTGACCATAAAATAGCTGCTAAAAGTAATATAGGAAGAACTGTAAATTCTTTCCAACCAGAAATTAATGCTTGAAACTCTCCATAAAAAAATAATATTCCTGTTATGAATATATATTTTTTTTCGTTCTCTAATAAAGAATATCCAAATGAAAACACAGCAAAAACAGCCATAGAAAGTTGAAATTGACTTAAAAATTGTGACCCTCCAGGTAAAAATCTAAAAGTAATGCTTCCTACAAAGAAAAATAAAGTCGCTAAAAAGAGTATTTTAGATATAGAAGTTTGAGAAGAAACTTTAATAATATATTTGGGAACTTTATATGTTGAAAATAACAGTAGTCCATGCACATAAGCAGCATGTCCTAAACAATATAAAATTTGACAATATGCAATAGTAGAAATATAAACATAGGATTCTTCTGCTTTTACTTTATCTAAATAAAAATAACCCATTGCATCTAAATAAAAGAATACAGAGGTTACAGCCATATAGCCTGAAAAAATGAGATGTACCAAAAAGAAAGGACGAAATACTTGATCTAAGATAGGACGGTCAGTTGGAAGTTCTTTAACTACTCCTGTAAAAGTAATCAGATATATCCAAAAAGAACCTCCCCAAGCTGTCCAATAAGCTAATGAATGATTTGTAGAATGAATTAAAAAAGCAAAAAAAACAGGTAAATAAAGTAGTAAATAACGTGGATTCATTTTATTTCAATACGGTTATCTTATAAAAAAAAAGAAAATTCTTTCAGATTCTATTCTTCATCTTCTCTTTTTGCTTCTGCTAATACAATATTAGATTTTTCTGTATTTTCTTTAGCAGTATTATTCTTTTGTGTAATGAGTATGGCTTGTTTTTCCTCCTTCTTTTTTTGCATTTTTTGTCTTTTTCTTTCTTCTTCTTTCTCTAATCGTATTTTTTCTTGTTCTATTAGATTTAGTTCTACAACTCTCTGTTCTTTATACTTTACATTTGCATCAGAAATGGTATCGTTGATATATTTTTCTATCATCAAACTTGCTATTGGAGCTGCCCATGTTCCTCCAAAACCTGCATTTTCTACTATAACAGCTATCGCAATTTTGGGATTATCTTTTGGTGCAAAGGCTATAAAAATAGAATGGTCTTCTCCGTGTGGATTCTGAACTGTTCCTGTTTTTCCACAAACAATAATATCATCTATTCTTGCTCTACGTGCTGTTCCTGCACGAACTACATCAGCCATAGCATCAACAACATAAGGAAAATATTTTTCATCTACTGTCGTTTTTTGCTTTGTTCTGTATTTTATATCTACCAAAGTAGTATCATTTATTGCTCTAACAACATGAGGAATGTAATAATGTCCTCTATTAGCTAGAATAGCTGCAAAATTAGCCAGTTGTAATGGAACAGCACTCATCTCTCCCTGTCCAATACTGAGGGAATATATATTTCCTAACTTCCAACCATACCCACGACGTTCAGCAATTTTATCATAATAGGCTGTTGAGGGAATAAGTCCTCTGCTTTCATAAGGTAAATCTATACCTAACTGTCTACCAAAACCAAACGATAAAGCATGGTCATGCCAACTATCCAAACCAACACGAGTATCCTCTTTATCATTTTCTGAACGATGCTGACGAATGATTCGGATAAAAGATTTATAATAAAATGGATTACAAGAGTGCTGAATAGAACCATGTATATTCAATGGCGAAGGATGATTATGACAGTTTACCAATTCTTTCGAACAGCTAAATGAAGTATGAACTGTATCTAAAACACCATCTTGCAAACCAATCAGAGCCTGTACAATCTTAAATGTAGAACCAGGGGGATAGGCTGCTTGTAAAGCACGATTATAAAGTGGTTTTGTTGGATCTTGAGAAAGCATTAAATAATTTTTGGCTACTTCTGTTCCTTCTCCTGTTAATAAATTTGGATCAAAAGTAGGTGCAGAAACCATCGATAATACTTCACCCGTTTTTGGGTCAAGGGCGACAATACTACCAATTTTGTTTTGCATCAAATACTCTCCATACGTTTGAAGTTCGGCATCTATTGTAGTTTGAAGAGTCATTCCTGCTTCTGGAAGTGTGTCATATTGTCCATCTTTGAAAGCTCCTCTAGCAATTCCCAAACGGTCATACATAACCTGCTGTACGCCTCTTTTTCCTCTTAATTCTTTTTCATAGCTTCTCTCTATTCCACTAATACCAAGCATATCTCCACGTCGGTAATAGTCTGCTGTGTCTTTAGAAAGCATTCTTTGGTCGATTTCACGCACATATCCCAAACCACCAGAGAAAGAAGAGTATGGATATTTACGAATCGTTCTTACATTTGGATAAATACCTTCATAATCAGAGAGTTCATCCTGAATTTTGGCATAATTCTCTACTGACATCTGTTTTATAAATAGATAAGGCTTATAACGCTGCAAGCCATGCTTTGCTTTCTGTAACTTATCTCTAAATTCTTCTAAGGAAATACGCAAAAGCTCACACAAACGAGTGGTATCATTAGGTTCTAATTTAAACTCTTTTGCTATAATTTCTATATCAAAAACAGGATTATTTTCAACCAATAATTTTCCATTTCTATCATAAACAAGACCACGAGGAGGGTATAAAATATTTGTTCGTGTAGAAGTATTTTGAGCTTGCTGTTGAAAATCATCGGAAATGACTTGCAACCAAAGTAGTTGGAAACCATAAATTAACAAAACTACTAAAATAGCTACTTGAATGATATATCTTCGAAGGTCGTTCAAATCTGAATATTTTTAATAGTTATTGGTGGATAAACACCAACAACGGCAGAGATTGGTTTTTGGAAGTTTTTTTGTTTTGTATCAAAAATAAAATGAGTTTTTCTTTCATTTTGATACACTTTTCTATAAGTACCACAAAGTTAAGCACTTTATTCCACTTATTTAGAATAATTACTATTATAAATAATCTAAAAATGATACCAGTCTTTATTTTTTTATCGAAGGAAAAACAGCTTATATAGAATAAATCCTATTGTTGATTTAAAAAATCATAATTCAACCAAATTAACAATTAACTCTTCACTTTATTCTTACTTTCCACCTATTTATCAATCTCTTTCAAAATTCTATTAAAGCTGCGAAGTGTAATTCCTAAGTAATTAGCAATGTCTTGTTTTGAAATAATTTTCATTAGTTGGGGAAACTGTTTTTTTAATCTCAATAAATTTGATTTAATAGAATGAGACTGATTGTGAGAATGCCTTAGAGCTTTGTACTTAATTTTATTAGCCATGGCTTTTACAATCAGGGCATTGAATTCTTTATCATTTTGCAAAAGTTCTGAAAAATGAATCTTAGAGATTTTATATACCACCATATCTGAAATAGATTCTATGGCACAAAAACTCAGACTTTCATTGATTATTTCTATTTCTCCGAAAAGCTCACCTTCTCCAAAAAACTCTTGTATAAAATCATTTCCTGTGTCTTCTGTAAGATAACACTTTGCAATTCCTGTTTGGATCACATAAGCATAAGGTACTTTTTGATTTTGCTCAATTAAAATGTGATTTTTTGGAATTTTTTCTTCAATAAAATAGGTTGTAGTATTTTTTATATTCCTACTTACATATTCAAGTAATTCCGAATTAGTTCTAATCATTTTTACTATTTTTTTTAGTTGGGACAAATGTCCTTTCCCTTCTACTGATTCTTGCCTTTCTTTGCACTTTATTTACACTTAAAAAAATTATTAATAGTAATGGAAACTAACAGACTCAACAGTCAAATTGAATTTATCAAAGAAATAGATAAACTAAAATATATCCAAAGAAAAACGAAACTCTTCAATAGCAACAGACACGAAAATGATGCTGAACACAGTTGGCATTTGGCAATGATGGCAATGATACTGGCAGAACATTCTAACGAAGATATAGATATTTTGAAAGTTTTGAAAATGTTATTGATTCATGATTTAGTAGAAATAGATGCAGGAGATACTTTTCTTTATGATACAACCAAAAATCATGTCAATACAGATAACGAACTAATAGCAGCAAAACGAATATTTGGAATACTTCCCGAAGACCAAACTCAAGAGTACATTCAGTTATGGCAAGAATTTGAAGATGGAAAGACAAAAGAATCAAAATTTGCAAAGACAATGGATAGATTTGAACCTATACTTCAAAATGAATCTAATAAAGGAGGAACTTGGACAGAATTCAGAGTCCCTTACAACAAAATTATAGAAAAAGTAAAAGGAATTAAACTTGGTTCTAGCATAATTTGGGATTACACACTATCCATTCTTGATAATTTCAGAAAAAACAAAATTATAAATGATTAAGTCAGACTCAATTTATACACTAAACTTTGGCTTAGTTTGTCTGAGCTGTTTGCTTTTTTCGGCTAGTTTTAATATGCTAATTCCAGAACTCCCAGATTATTTGAGTGAGCTTGGAGGAGGCAACTATATTGGTTTAATTATCGCATTATTTACTCTTACGGCTGGCATTTCAAGACCTTTTAGTGGAAAGCTAACTGATTCTATTGGACGAAAACCTGTTATCATAATTGGTGCTTTAGTTTGTGTACTTTGTGGTTTTTTATATCCTATTCTGACGAGTGTTGCAGGATTTTTACTTCTACGATTGGTACATGGATTTTCGACAGGATTTAGTCCTACTGCCATTGCAGCTTATGTTTCTGATATTGTTCCTTCCAAAAGATGGGGAGAAGCCTTAGGAATTCAAAGTTTATTTTTTAGTATGGGTTTAGCTTTAGGACCTGCTATTGGAAGTTCTATCAAACTCTACTATTCTTTCGAAGTATTATTTTATAGTTCTTCTTTTTTTGCTCTTTTATCTATCATTTTAGTTTCTAGGCTAGAAGAAACATTACCCAATAAACAGAAATTTAGCACATCTACTTTAAAATTAGGCAGAAACGATATTATAGCAAAAGAAGTGCTTTCTCCTGCTTTAGTTACGCTTTTATCTTATCTATCTTTTGGTATAATTTTGACTTTAATTCCTGATTGGACACAACACTTAGGAGGAAAAAACAAAGGATTATTTTTCATTGTTTATACCATTGCTTCTTTGTTTGTGAGATTTATAGCAGGAAAATTATCGGATAAGTACAGTCGAACATTAATTGTAAGCATTGGGCTTGGCTTTACAATTATCTCTTTAGTTTTGATGGGAACATTACAAACGTTATTTGGACTTCTTTTTAGTGCTATAATTTATGGAATAGGAATGGGTATTGTTTCACCTTCTCTGAGTGCTTGGACAATAGATTTGAGTAACCCAAAAACAAAAGGAAAAGCAATCGCTACTAGATTTATCGCCTTAGAAATAGGAATTGGATTAGGAGCTTTCCTTTCTGGTTGGTATTATCAAAGTGATATTGCTAGAATTCCTATTGTGTTTTATACTTGTGCTGTAATGATTTTAGTTGCTTTTGTTTATGTGGTTGGGTTGTATAGGAATGTAAAGCAATAAATTTATACTTTGACAATTCAGTCCCTACTGTTGTTTGTGTCCTCACAAACGACATAGTCTCCACAAAAAATCAAATAAAAACCAATTCTATCAACCCTTTTTTTTCTTGGTAATACTTCACTACAATAATATCCTTGTATGGTTGCCTAACAAAAAAATCTATCCAGTTTACAACAGAAAAAGTAACAAAATAAATACCATCAGGATTATTGATACTGTATGCTCTTTCGCTCATATTTTTTTATTGGAAAGATACTGTTTTTTGTAGAAAAAGTAAACCATAAAATGTAAAGCAAATACAAACTATCTAATTAGTTGTTGGGCTTAGTTTACAACTAAGACCTATCAGTTATATAAATCTTCAGATTTATGTAGTCAAGTAAATACAAAAATATCCACACTCGCAAATCTGAAGATTTGCCAACTGATAGGTCGTAGTCGCAGACTACGCCCAACATTCATTTTTTTTGTTTGGCTATTGGAACACTACGCCGAACGGGGAGAACACTTTTATTTTTTATTTTCCTTTTGGAATACTACTCCCCAACCATTGTTCTTATTGAATTTACACTCTTTATACAATATAATATTAGGTATGCTTCCTACTTCAGTTTCACAAATATTTAAAATATCTTGTGTCAATTTTACAGTTTCAGGACTGTAACTAAGAATAGATGTATAAAAATGTATACCAGCAATTTCAACAATTTTATCAATTACCAAACAACATTTTTCTCCTACTTCTTGATAAAATATTTCAAAATCCAAATATTCTGATTGTGAAATTACGACAAATTCATCTTCTGAATATGACATATTTAAAATTACGTCAGGGATAATTTCAGCTGATAATTCTTCCCATTCGTCAATAACTATATTTGGATCATATATAAATTTATTTAAAAAGGATAATAATATGCTTAGTGTCTTCGGATATTTCGTCTCAGGTAACATATGCTCTAAACAAGCTATACCAATTGCTACTCGTCCTATAATAGATACTTTCTGTATATTGATCATATTTTTATATTTCATCACTTGTTGTTAAATTTCCCCCTGCTGTACCTCGCAAGATTGTCGTCGCTTGGCTTTGCCGAGTGACTTATATTGTATTCGGCTTTTAGCCGTGTATTTGTATTTCGCTGTTCTATAACAATAGACATAAATCTAAGAAATTAGCTATAATGTATTAGAGGGCTTAAAAGTACAACACAAAAGGAGTATAACATTTCTTATTTTGAATTCATTCTTAAGCCTCTCTAATAAAATGATTATTTTTCTTCTCAAAACCAATCATAGTAGGGTTTCCATGTCCACAATAAATTTTTGTATCATCTGGTAGTTTGTACATTACATTCTGAATTGTGTCTCTCAAAACTTCCATACTTCCTCCAGGTAAATCAGTTCTTCCAATACTTTGAAGAAAAAGAACATCACCATTAATACAAAATTTTTGTTCTGCCGAATAAAAAGCCAAATGCCCTGGGGAATGTCCTGGTACGAAAAGCGTTTTTAGTGTAGAGTTACCAAAAGTAATATCTGTTTTTTCGTCTATAAAAATATCTACTGTTGTGGCATCATATCCACCAAAACCATACGAAGGAGCATATAACGGAACTTGATTGAGTTGTTCGGATTCAATTCTATGTGCTTCTAATTTTACATCATAAGTATCTTTAATAAACTTATTTCCCAAAACGTGGTCAATATGGCAATGTGTATTGATAAGACGAACTACTTTCAAGTCATTTTGCTTAATAAAAGCCTTCAAAACTTCCTTCTCTTGTGGCGAATAACATCCAGGGTCAATGATAATGGCTTCTTTTGTTTCATCAAAAAGTACAAAAGTGTTTTCTTGAAACTGATTAAATGTAAATTGTTGTATAGAAATCATATTTTTAGTGATTAGTGATTAGTGATTAGTGATTAGTGATTAGTGATTAGTGATTAGTGAGAAATTGCCTTATTACATAATTGTTTTGAATTTCTTATCCTCTAAAAAATAAATTCGTAATTCGTAATTCGTAATTCATTGTAACTTTATTTTTCTATCTTGTTTAAATTAATTGTTCACAAAATAAACTCTTCTACTATGAAATTCAAATTTTTACTTTCTCTTTCTGCTTTATTCTTATTTTTTCTTATCGGATTTTCTTCTTGTAAATCTACTCAAACTTCTATCAAAGCAAGCAAAAAATCTGCTTTAATTGGCTCTTGGGAAATGGTAGAGGTACATTGGAAAACAAAAGATACTGTTTATTCAATTCCAAAGGCACAATATGGTCTATTTATTTTTGAAGAAAACCGCTATTCTATTATGTGGACACCAATTGATACACTCCGAACTCCTTTTATAAATCTTTCAAAGCCTACTGATGAGGAAAAAATGGCAGGATTTAGTTCTGTTGTCTTTAATAGAGGAACTTATACAATGACTGATTCTACAGTTACAACAACAGCACTTATAGCAAAAGTACCTAGCTTTGAAGGAGGAAAACAGCTTTATAGATATACTAT
This is a stretch of genomic DNA from Bernardetia sp. MNP-M8. It encodes these proteins:
- a CDS encoding MFS transporter translates to MIKSDSIYTLNFGLVCLSCLLFSASFNMLIPELPDYLSELGGGNYIGLIIALFTLTAGISRPFSGKLTDSIGRKPVIIIGALVCVLCGFLYPILTSVAGFLLLRLVHGFSTGFSPTAIAAYVSDIVPSKRWGEALGIQSLFFSMGLALGPAIGSSIKLYYSFEVLFYSSSFFALLSIILVSRLEETLPNKQKFSTSTLKLGRNDIIAKEVLSPALVTLLSYLSFGIILTLIPDWTQHLGGKNKGLFFIVYTIASLFVRFIAGKLSDKYSRTLIVSIGLGFTIISLVLMGTLQTLFGLLFSAIIYGIGMGIVSPSLSAWTIDLSNPKTKGKAIATRFIALEIGIGLGAFLSGWYYQSDIARIPIVFYTCAVMILVAFVYVVGLYRNVKQ
- a CDS encoding glycosyltransferase, with translation MNILHITPSYKPAYIYGGTTVSISRLCEAQAHFINSQTIKNNKSANKVTVYTTTANGNEELDVESNKPILVDGVEVWYFERQTKDHTHFSMALLKKLFQTAQNFDAIHVHSWWNTVVIFSVLICILKGVKVIVAPRGMLGEYTLQSQKKSPKSIFHKFLGKKLLKKSYLHLTAQIEREEVDYIKDNRVFVLPNLLSIPINQNKIEKTNTQDKEDTNTFKLVFMSRIHHKKGLEILIEAISQLKKQNNKNSKINLQLDLIGKSESIEYQNSLQKLIIQNNLENKVKWIGWLEGNQKFEHLEKSDLFVLPSFNENFANVVIECLSTGTPVLVSDKVGLADYVKEKELGWVCKTNSIDSLLQTLEIAVNDKIKREKIRQTAPQIIQNDFSSQKLAQKYIEMYQKIKDTNQTM
- a CDS encoding HD domain-containing protein — its product is METNRLNSQIEFIKEIDKLKYIQRKTKLFNSNRHENDAEHSWHLAMMAMILAEHSNEDIDILKVLKMLLIHDLVEIDAGDTFLYDTTKNHVNTDNELIAAKRIFGILPEDQTQEYIQLWQEFEDGKTKESKFAKTMDRFEPILQNESNKGGTWTEFRVPYNKIIEKVKGIKLGSSIIWDYTLSILDNFRKNKIIND
- the mrdA gene encoding penicillin-binding protein 2, which codes for MNDLRRYIIQVAILVVLLIYGFQLLWLQVISDDFQQQAQNTSTRTNILYPPRGLVYDRNGKLLVENNPVFDIEIIAKEFKLEPNDTTRLCELLRISLEEFRDKLQKAKHGLQRYKPYLFIKQMSVENYAKIQDELSDYEGIYPNVRTIRKYPYSSFSGGLGYVREIDQRMLSKDTADYYRRGDMLGISGIERSYEKELRGKRGVQQVMYDRLGIARGAFKDGQYDTLPEAGMTLQTTIDAELQTYGEYLMQNKIGSIVALDPKTGEVLSMVSAPTFDPNLLTGEGTEVAKNYLMLSQDPTKPLYNRALQAAYPPGSTFKIVQALIGLQDGVLDTVHTSFSCSKELVNCHNHPSPLNIHGSIQHSCNPFYYKSFIRIIRQHRSENDKEDTRVGLDSWHDHALSFGFGRQLGIDLPYESRGLIPSTAYYDKIAERRGYGWKLGNIYSLSIGQGEMSAVPLQLANFAAILANRGHYYIPHVVRAINDTTLVDIKYRTKQKTTVDEKYFPYVVDAMADVVRAGTARRARIDDIIVCGKTGTVQNPHGEDHSIFIAFAPKDNPKIAIAVIVENAGFGGTWAAPIASLMIEKYINDTISDANVKYKEQRVVELNLIEQEKIRLEKEEERKRQKMQKKKEEKQAILITQKNNTAKENTEKSNIVLAEAKREDEE
- a CDS encoding Crp/Fnr family transcriptional regulator, with the protein product MIRTNSELLEYVSRNIKNTTTYFIEEKIPKNHILIEQNQKVPYAYVIQTGIAKCYLTEDTGNDFIQEFFGEGELFGEIEIINESLSFCAIESISDMVVYKISKIHFSELLQNDKEFNALIVKAMANKIKYKALRHSHNQSHSIKSNLLRLKKQFPQLMKIISKQDIANYLGITLRSFNRILKEIDK
- a CDS encoding OmpA family protein, which produces MKNSYSMILNPNKYIVTILFFVLSFFTLSSSFSQGTSNRRAQTAYKNGQDYIANRDFDRGIQSFEKAVDLDNNYFEAHYALGSYYHILRNKAKSKLHFKEAARIVPNDPKRVNLYMVVAGDYLEEGKYEEANKLYQKSYQYAKSQSEKNSATRGLAICKFAETGIKNPLDIKPERVTDVINARKLQYFAVLTADEEEMYFTARESNHPRADEDILRSVKKDSIWQTPEKVTELNTQTNEGTCTISADGRTIIFTICEGSERRVYGRCDLFISEKQGDKWSEPKNMGNLINTSNWESQASLSADGRTLYFISDRSGGLGKTDIWKSTRNEKGEWEAPQNLGSQVNTAGEEYSPFIHVNGRTLFFSSDAHLGFGGFDLFKTEIDENSAKGWTKPQNLGYPINTYTDQQSLFVTADGKTAYYADGETELQVDKQNNIIGQDLSNSFIYKFEMPKEIEIIVSRYIKGTVYDAKTKEKLGASIDLYNLTNKTIQSSIKSDPRNGKYLFVLNEGSNYALNVNKEGYLFQSLAFDYSTGTQENIVVDIYLEKAEKGSKVVLNNIFFDTDKWDLKDESKTELDLIVRYMQTNPKIKVQISGHTDNVGDKTYNQKLSEKRATSVVDYLINAGIPKTQLVIKGFGEVKPQVENNSPENKAKNRRIEFEIL
- a CDS encoding lipocalin-like domain-containing protein, with the translated sequence MKFKFLLSLSALFLFFLIGFSSCKSTQTSIKASKKSALIGSWEMVEVHWKTKDTVYSIPKAQYGLFIFEENRYSIMWTPIDTLRTPFINLSKPTDEEKMAGFSSVVFNRGTYTMTDSTVTTTALIAKVPSFEGGKQLYRYTIKGDLLRLVFFDEIYPNGKKPEWYGKYVTEFVMRKAK
- a CDS encoding MBL fold metallo-hydrolase, which translates into the protein MISIQQFTFNQFQENTFVLFDETKEAIIIDPGCYSPQEKEVLKAFIKQNDLKVVRLINTHCHIDHVLGNKFIKDTYDVKLEAHRIESEQLNQVPLYAPSYGFGGYDATTVDIFIDEKTDITFGNSTLKTLFVPGHSPGHLAFYSAEQKFCINGDVLFLQSIGRTDLPGGSMEVLRDTIQNVMYKLPDDTKIYCGHGNPTMIGFEKKNNHFIREA